A part of bacterium genomic DNA contains:
- the pal gene encoding peptidoglycan-associated lipoprotein Pal, which translates to MERIVKTSLIPVLAVLMAAGCASNRPEPTATPDQISQAELGYDFPLEPFEGDVAFIEPSEEDALVLQDIHFAYDSSDITPEGRAVLSGVADWMLAHPNARLLVEGHCDERGTNEYNTALGERRALNVRLELTKLGINPDRIHSISYGEDKPVCAESTEECWAKNRRAHFLVDYGSGEAPASVAAPEPKDMEEVEVEMEEVEVYQEPVPVPSEEPAAASEDDSAPRRRVIGRYHY; encoded by the coding sequence ATGGAAAGAATCGTCAAGACCAGCCTTATCCCGGTCCTGGCCGTCCTCATGGCGGCGGGGTGCGCCTCCAACCGGCCCGAACCCACCGCCACGCCCGACCAGATCAGCCAGGCCGAACTCGGCTATGATTTCCCCCTGGAGCCCTTTGAAGGCGACGTCGCCTTTATCGAACCCTCCGAGGAAGACGCCCTGGTCCTCCAGGACATCCACTTCGCCTACGACAGTTCGGATATCACCCCGGAAGGCCGGGCGGTGCTGTCGGGAGTGGCCGACTGGATGCTCGCCCACCCCAACGCCCGGCTGCTGGTCGAGGGCCATTGCGACGAACGCGGGACCAACGAATACAACACCGCCCTGGGGGAACGCCGGGCGCTCAACGTCCGCCTGGAACTGACCAAGCTCGGAATCAACCCCGACCGGATTCACAGCATCAGCTACGGCGAGGACAAACCGGTCTGCGCCGAAAGCACCGAGGAATGCTGGGCCAAGAACCGCCGCGCCCACTTCCTGGTCGATTACGGCTCCGGGGAGGCCCCGGCTTCGGTGGCCGCGCCCGAGCCCAAGGACATGGAAGAGGTCGAGGTGGAGATGGAGGAAGTCGAGGTGTACCAGGAGCCGGTCCCGGTCCCCAGCGAAGAGCCGGCGGCCGCCTCCGAAGACGATTCCGCCCCCCGGCGGCGCGTAATCGGCCGCTACCATTACTGA
- a CDS encoding LysM domain-containing protein — protein MIRKFPAVLAAAVWIPLLAGCVSSRNTAGGEDPGALIERRLQALETRTLELEDMCAALKRDQLFLEQQVEGIGRQTGEVSRERDQAMAEIRSSVEALKQATEQRLQIVLEEVSRENARLRAEIAKGGSRTGGRGGYMRGYEHVVASGETVSTIARTYNSTVEAIVEANGLGDPNSIRVGQNLFVPAP, from the coding sequence ATGATCCGGAAATTTCCCGCCGTGCTGGCCGCCGCGGTCTGGATACCGCTGCTGGCCGGGTGCGTTTCTTCCCGTAACACCGCCGGCGGCGAAGACCCCGGCGCCCTGATCGAACGGCGCCTGCAGGCTCTGGAAACGCGCACCCTCGAGTTGGAGGATATGTGCGCGGCTCTCAAACGCGATCAGCTCTTCCTCGAACAGCAGGTGGAGGGCATCGGCCGGCAAACCGGGGAAGTGAGCCGCGAACGCGATCAGGCGATGGCCGAGATCAGGAGCAGCGTGGAGGCGCTGAAGCAGGCCACCGAGCAACGCCTGCAGATCGTTCTCGAGGAAGTTTCCCGCGAGAACGCCCGGCTCCGGGCCGAGATCGCCAAGGGCGGTTCGAGGACGGGAGGCCGCGGCGGGTACATGCGGGGCTACGAGCACGTGGTGGCTTCGGGAGAGACCGTCTCCACCATCGCCCGCACCTACAACTCCACGGTCGAGGCCATCGTCGAAGCCAACGGCCTCGGCGACCCCAACTCGATCAGGGTGGGTCAAAACCTGTTCGTGCCCGCTCCCTGA
- a CDS encoding DUF2334 domain-containing protein has translation MRYGRTIRGAGLVALALLAWIVFTTRYAWRDYLSGPDVRFAGNAAVAAGLYPAGFESATVFSNDDFNARTPLAEARAFREWLKARELPVTFFVIPRQRGEAPLGEGDRLDLLRALAADGHEIAQHGYAHFCPRNREEGLQEGAEMALLGREEAEKRIAEGRRLLRGLGFDPIGHRSPCFSGTVETVAALADLGFLYGSDMNLPACTPRNIFWPDFPGRILYPWRLPGIDLLEITGQTDPTVHPAKARAVFDRIHARSGVAVFLTHLPQIGERENLDRLGEFVEYVRARPTWICRLDQLARWWTARERLEIETSFEDGMLKVTISNPSPYPLERCRLVFATPGPFLVETAGGVVLARGAGEEAIVDIPLQAVSAAEENCPGGICPVSARAGSR, from the coding sequence ATGAGATACGGCAGAACCATCCGGGGAGCGGGCCTGGTCGCCCTGGCGCTGCTGGCGTGGATCGTTTTCACCACCCGTTATGCCTGGCGCGACTACCTCTCCGGCCCCGACGTGCGTTTCGCCGGAAACGCCGCCGTGGCGGCCGGGCTCTATCCCGCGGGATTCGAATCCGCCACGGTTTTCAGCAACGACGATTTCAACGCCCGCACCCCCCTGGCCGAAGCGCGCGCCTTCCGGGAGTGGCTCAAGGCCCGAGAACTGCCCGTCACGTTTTTCGTCATCCCCCGGCAGCGGGGCGAAGCCCCCCTGGGGGAGGGGGACCGGCTCGACCTCCTCCGCGCTTTGGCCGCCGACGGGCACGAGATCGCCCAGCACGGGTATGCCCACTTCTGCCCCCGCAACCGCGAGGAAGGGCTCCAGGAAGGCGCCGAGATGGCCCTGCTCGGACGCGAGGAAGCCGAAAAGAGGATCGCGGAAGGTCGGCGTCTTCTTCGCGGTCTCGGTTTCGACCCGATCGGACACCGCAGTCCCTGCTTTTCCGGAACGGTCGAAACCGTGGCCGCCCTGGCCGACCTCGGTTTTCTCTACGGCTCGGACATGAACCTGCCCGCCTGCACCCCCCGCAATATTTTCTGGCCGGATTTCCCGGGGAGGATCCTTTATCCGTGGCGGCTGCCGGGGATCGATCTGCTGGAGATAACGGGCCAGACCGACCCCACCGTCCATCCCGCCAAGGCCCGGGCCGTTTTCGACCGGATTCACGCCCGATCCGGCGTCGCGGTCTTCCTGACCCATCTGCCCCAGATCGGGGAACGGGAAAACCTGGACCGGCTGGGGGAGTTCGTGGAGTACGTCCGCGCCCGCCCGACCTGGATCTGCCGCCTCGACCAGCTGGCCCGCTGGTGGACGGCCCGGGAGCGGCTGGAGATAGAAACTTCGTTCGAGGACGGGATGCTGAAGGTGACGATCTCCAATCCCTCTCCCTATCCGCTCGAGCGCTGCCGTCTGGTATTCGCCACTCCCGGTCCCTTCCTGGTCGAAACCGCGGGGGGAGTCGTCCTGGCCCGCGGGGCGGGGGAGGAGGCGATCGTCGATATCCCTCTTCAAGCCGTTTCGGCCGCGGAGGAAAACTGTCCCGGGGGGATATGCCCCGTTTCCGCCCGAGCCGGTTCCCGGTAG
- a CDS encoding ATP-dependent helicase has protein sequence MTPKKHYPLARPRAETVGPIDYERELNPQQLSAVRAPDGPILVVAGAGSGKTRVVTYRVASLLERGVGPEEILLLTFTKKAAGEMLARVESLVGMNLGRIWGGTFHHVGNMVLRRHAALMGLGEEYAILDRDDSRTLVDGLIREAGLDVKAREFPKSSLFLETLGYARNTRTSLETAVSVKCPVFEKAVGEIERLAAVYEKRKRARNYLDFEDLLALFHDLLLAHPEVAAEYQNRFRHVLVDEYQDTNALQAAIVKILAAGHGNVMAVGDDAQSIYSFRGAVFRNIREFPRDFPGCRIFTVETNYRSTPEVLALANQVLRGGEGYAKRLRPARPAGPLPVLVRPLDVYDQARFLAQRIAELIEEGTDPGEIAVLYRAHFHSMEVQMELTRAGIPFSVRSGLRFFAQAHVKDVLAYLRVVDNPMDEVSWKRILTTLPRLGPRTAEKIWARISSAADPAAELASAETARSAPAGARDSWESFVATVADLRSISGQGPRPMIERVLEGDYGDYLKAKYSNSRNREDDLRQLAEYARGNSDLHRFLDELAMSGGTDPADAFSESPRPCSVVLSSVHQAKGLEWEAVFVLWLAEGRFPAASSFGDDEAMEEERRLFYVAATRCRTRLTLLQPLSARQRSGETQAVTPSRFLVDLPHDTYEEWDLYDIDCDVDLF, from the coding sequence ATGACTCCCAAGAAGCATTACCCGCTCGCCCGCCCGCGCGCGGAAACCGTCGGCCCGATCGATTACGAGCGCGAACTCAACCCCCAGCAGCTGTCGGCGGTCAGGGCCCCGGACGGCCCCATCCTGGTCGTCGCCGGCGCCGGCAGCGGCAAGACCCGGGTGGTCACCTACCGCGTGGCCAGCCTCCTCGAACGCGGGGTCGGTCCCGAGGAGATTCTCCTGCTCACTTTCACCAAGAAAGCCGCGGGGGAGATGCTCGCCCGGGTCGAAAGCCTGGTGGGAATGAACTTGGGAAGGATCTGGGGAGGGACGTTTCACCACGTGGGGAACATGGTTCTGCGCCGCCATGCCGCTCTGATGGGGCTGGGAGAGGAATACGCCATTCTCGACCGCGACGACTCCCGCACCCTGGTCGACGGCCTCATCCGGGAAGCCGGCCTCGACGTCAAGGCCCGGGAATTCCCCAAGAGCAGCCTCTTCCTGGAGACGCTGGGATACGCCCGTAACACGCGGACCTCGTTGGAGACGGCGGTTTCGGTCAAATGCCCGGTTTTCGAGAAGGCCGTGGGGGAGATCGAGCGCTTGGCCGCCGTCTACGAAAAGCGCAAGCGCGCCCGCAACTATCTCGACTTCGAAGACCTGCTGGCGCTTTTTCACGACCTCCTCCTGGCTCACCCGGAGGTGGCGGCGGAGTACCAGAACCGGTTCAGGCACGTCCTGGTCGACGAATACCAGGACACCAACGCCCTTCAGGCCGCCATCGTCAAGATCCTCGCCGCCGGTCACGGGAACGTCATGGCCGTTGGGGACGACGCCCAGTCGATCTATTCCTTCCGGGGGGCGGTCTTCAGGAACATCCGGGAATTCCCCCGGGATTTCCCCGGTTGCCGGATATTCACGGTGGAGACCAACTACCGCAGCACCCCCGAAGTCCTGGCTCTGGCCAACCAGGTGCTGCGGGGGGGGGAAGGGTACGCCAAACGTCTCCGTCCGGCCCGGCCGGCGGGCCCCCTACCGGTTCTGGTGCGCCCGCTCGACGTCTACGATCAGGCCAGGTTCCTGGCCCAGAGGATAGCGGAACTGATCGAGGAAGGGACCGATCCGGGAGAAATCGCCGTTCTCTACCGGGCGCACTTCCACTCCATGGAAGTGCAGATGGAATTGACCCGGGCCGGGATCCCGTTCTCGGTCCGGTCGGGCCTGAGATTTTTCGCCCAGGCCCACGTCAAGGACGTTCTGGCGTACCTGCGCGTCGTCGACAATCCCATGGACGAAGTTTCCTGGAAGCGGATCCTGACGACCCTGCCGCGCCTGGGCCCGAGGACCGCGGAAAAGATCTGGGCGAGAATCTCGTCGGCCGCCGATCCCGCCGCGGAACTGGCGTCCGCGGAAACGGCCCGGTCGGCCCCGGCCGGGGCCCGGGATTCCTGGGAGTCGTTCGTCGCCACCGTGGCCGATCTGCGCTCGATCTCCGGCCAGGGTCCTCGGCCCATGATCGAGCGCGTTCTCGAGGGGGATTACGGCGATTACCTCAAGGCCAAGTATTCCAATTCCCGGAACCGGGAAGACGACCTCCGCCAACTGGCCGAGTACGCCCGGGGGAATTCCGACCTGCACCGCTTCCTCGACGAACTGGCCATGAGCGGGGGAACCGATCCCGCGGACGCTTTTTCCGAATCTCCCCGGCCGTGCTCGGTGGTGCTCAGCAGCGTCCATCAGGCCAAAGGCCTGGAATGGGAAGCGGTTTTCGTTCTCTGGCTGGCCGAGGGCCGCTTCCCCGCCGCTTCCAGTTTCGGCGACGACGAAGCCATGGAGGAAGAACGGCGGCTCTTCTATGTGGCCGCCACCAGGTGCCGGACGCGCCTCACTCTGCTGCAGCCGCTGAGCGCGCGCCAGCGCAGCGGCGAGACCCAGGCCGTCACTCCCTCCCGGTTCCTGGTCGATCTCCCGCACGATACCTATGAGGAATGGGACCTGTATGACATCGATTGCGACGTCGATCTTTTCTAG
- a CDS encoding ABC transporter permease, producing MSIRPGNARTLIPLLLLGTIVSAAVFAPLLAAFPPDEVDLDRVGEGPSGTHWFGTDEKGRDVFSRVVYGARFSLGIGVLATAMALLLGAAAGLAAGYFGGTVDAVVQMITDITLAFPSLLLAIGISVVLAPGFVTVFVALALVGWASIARLVRGEVLGIRESEYVQAARAGGVSSAGIIVRHILPNCLPVILVAGSLKIGGFILGEAALSFLDLGVRPPDPAWGYMISAGREYLKSCPWMTVFPGFFLALTVFSFNLLGDAVRDRLDPSFK from the coding sequence GTGAGCATCCGTCCGGGAAACGCTCGGACGTTGATTCCGCTCCTCCTGCTGGGAACGATCGTCTCCGCGGCCGTCTTCGCCCCCCTCCTGGCGGCTTTCCCCCCCGACGAGGTGGATCTCGACCGCGTCGGCGAGGGACCCTCGGGGACCCACTGGTTCGGCACCGACGAAAAGGGAAGAGACGTTTTCAGCCGGGTGGTCTACGGAGCCAGGTTTTCCCTGGGCATAGGCGTTCTGGCCACCGCGATGGCGCTCCTGCTGGGCGCCGCCGCCGGCCTGGCCGCGGGATATTTCGGAGGGACCGTGGACGCCGTCGTCCAGATGATCACCGATATCACCCTGGCGTTCCCCAGCCTGCTTCTGGCCATCGGGATCAGCGTGGTTCTCGCTCCGGGGTTCGTCACGGTTTTCGTCGCCCTGGCCCTGGTGGGATGGGCTTCGATCGCCCGTTTGGTGCGGGGGGAAGTGCTGGGGATCAGGGAAAGCGAGTACGTTCAGGCCGCCCGCGCCGGCGGCGTTTCCTCCGCCGGCATCATCGTCCGCCATATCCTCCCCAACTGCCTTCCGGTGATTCTGGTCGCCGGCAGTCTCAAGATCGGGGGTTTCATCCTCGGCGAGGCCGCGCTCAGTTTTCTCGACCTGGGGGTGAGGCCTCCCGACCCCGCCTGGGGTTACATGATCAGCGCCGGGCGGGAGTATCTGAAATCCTGTCCCTGGATGACCGTTTTTCCCGGATTTTTCCTGGCTTTGACCGTCTTCTCCTTCAATCTGCTCGGAGACGCAGTCCGGGACCGCCTCGACCCTTCCTTCAAATAA
- a CDS encoding ABC transporter permease: MIAYAGRRVLLAIPTLLGVTLITFILTRALPGDPAYALVGQRAAPETIARARELMGLDRSLPGQYLRYLGNLSVVGPGKSGWPAFKLPYLGESYFTRRPVSELLAEKFPHTLRLAAAAMAVAVAAGIGLGLLSASFPGRLPDRIASLVAIGGISIPVFWTGLVLIMVFSYLLGWFPASGMGGGRLVYLVLPALTLGSRSAAYLARITRSSILEAAGRQYVVTARAKGLGGGKVLIRHMLRNALIPIVTLAALDFGSYLNGSVLTETIFGWDGVGRLVMTAIRRQDYPVILGGVLLGAVVFIAVNVLVDLSYALIDPRIRVGRKSR; the protein is encoded by the coding sequence ATGATCGCTTACGCGGGGCGCCGGGTTCTTCTGGCAATTCCCACCCTTTTAGGGGTGACGCTGATCACCTTCATCCTCACCCGGGCGCTCCCGGGGGATCCGGCCTATGCCCTGGTCGGGCAACGGGCTGCTCCCGAGACCATCGCCCGCGCCCGCGAGCTGATGGGGCTCGACCGCTCCCTGCCCGGCCAGTACCTGCGGTACCTGGGCAACCTCTCCGTCGTGGGGCCGGGGAAGTCGGGATGGCCCGCGTTCAAGCTTCCCTACCTGGGAGAGTCGTATTTCACCCGCCGCCCGGTTTCGGAACTGCTCGCGGAAAAGTTCCCCCACACCCTGAGGCTGGCGGCGGCGGCCATGGCCGTGGCGGTGGCCGCGGGGATCGGCCTGGGGCTGCTCTCCGCCTCGTTTCCCGGCCGTCTCCCCGACCGGATCGCATCCCTGGTGGCCATCGGGGGCATCTCCATTCCCGTGTTCTGGACGGGGTTGGTGCTGATCATGGTTTTCTCCTATCTGCTCGGCTGGTTCCCGGCTTCGGGGATGGGCGGGGGGCGTCTCGTCTATCTGGTGCTCCCCGCGCTCACCCTCGGCTCCCGTTCCGCCGCTTACCTGGCCCGGATCACCCGGTCCAGCATTCTCGAAGCCGCGGGCAGGCAATACGTCGTCACCGCCCGGGCCAAGGGGCTGGGGGGGGGGAAGGTCCTCATCCGCCACATGCTGCGCAACGCCCTGATTCCCATCGTCACCCTGGCCGCCCTCGACTTCGGCTCGTACCTCAACGGCTCGGTCCTGACCGAGACCATCTTCGGCTGGGACGGGGTGGGGCGTTTGGTCATGACCGCCATCCGCCGGCAGGACTACCCCGTTATCCTCGGGGGCGTTCTCCTGGGGGCGGTGGTATTCATCGCCGTCAACGTCCTGGTCGATCTCTCCTACGCGCTGATCGATCCCCGGATCCGGGTGGGGAGGAAGAGCCGGTGA
- the add gene encoding adenosine deaminase yields MIISKKNIPAAAPGVWERLPKVELHRHLEGSVTPELLLEISGKYGVKLPTRDLEALRRATQIRERVGSLGEFLQRFYLLGLAFPSVEAISEVAYRVCRDCARDRIRVLELRFSPVFMSIEQPHPWEEMVEAVWAGVRRAQDEFPIRVGLIIGVSRSNGLDRALEVVDLVVRSRDRGVLGIDLFGDEAQYPPELFAEPFAAARRSGLNITVHAGEGGGETNIRTAVEILGASRIGHGVRVINDPEMMGWLAESGIPLEICLTSNVHTRTVESMEEHPVRLLYDRGVRISLNTDDPGISDISLSGEYELASRHFRFSLEEIKGLVLDALNQSFLAESEKERIRPGLEKELNGL; encoded by the coding sequence ATGATTATTTCCAAGAAAAACATACCCGCCGCCGCTCCCGGAGTTTGGGAGCGGCTTCCCAAGGTGGAGCTCCACCGCCACCTGGAGGGATCGGTCACCCCCGAACTGCTCCTCGAGATTTCGGGGAAATACGGGGTCAAGCTCCCGACCCGGGACCTGGAGGCGTTGCGCCGCGCCACGCAGATCCGGGAGCGGGTGGGAAGTCTCGGGGAATTCCTTCAGCGGTTTTACCTCCTGGGCCTGGCCTTCCCCTCGGTCGAAGCCATTTCCGAAGTGGCTTACCGGGTCTGCCGGGATTGCGCCCGCGACCGGATCCGGGTTCTCGAACTCCGGTTCAGCCCGGTTTTCATGAGCATCGAACAGCCCCATCCCTGGGAGGAAATGGTCGAGGCGGTGTGGGCGGGCGTCCGCCGCGCCCAGGACGAATTCCCCATCAGGGTCGGGTTGATCATCGGGGTCTCACGCTCCAACGGCCTCGACCGGGCGCTGGAGGTCGTGGACCTGGTGGTCCGCAGCCGCGATCGGGGCGTTCTGGGCATCGATCTTTTCGGGGACGAAGCCCAGTACCCGCCCGAGCTTTTCGCCGAACCCTTCGCCGCCGCCCGGCGGTCCGGGCTGAACATCACCGTGCACGCGGGGGAGGGGGGAGGGGAGACGAACATCCGGACCGCGGTGGAAATATTGGGCGCCTCGAGAATCGGCCACGGGGTGCGGGTGATCAACGACCCGGAAATGATGGGGTGGCTGGCGGAGTCGGGTATTCCTCTCGAGATCTGTCTGACCAGCAACGTCCACACCCGCACCGTCGAGAGCATGGAGGAACACCCGGTTCGGCTGCTCTATGACCGGGGGGTGAGGATCTCGCTCAACACCGACGACCCCGGGATAAGCGACATCTCCCTCTCCGGCGAATACGAGCTGGCCTCGCGGCATTTCCGCTTTTCTTTGGAAGAAATCAAGGGGCTGGTTCTCGACGCCTTGAACCAGTCGTTCCTCGCGGAGTCGGAGAAAGAGCGGATACGCCCGGGTCTGGAGAAGGAACTGAACGGTCTTTAG